From a region of the Mycobacteroides saopaulense genome:
- a CDS encoding cupin domain-containing protein, whose amino-acid sequence MDVLSMTALGEERIETARHASSGRAAHTVHGGTGHALRQVLLALAAGHRLAEHENPGEATLLVLSGRVELATASATTAAGAGDYVVIPQERHDLTAIEDSAVLLTVVGRSG is encoded by the coding sequence ATGGATGTCCTCTCGATGACGGCCCTGGGTGAGGAGCGCATCGAAACGGCACGGCACGCGAGCAGTGGCCGGGCGGCGCACACCGTGCACGGCGGCACGGGCCACGCGTTGCGGCAGGTGCTGTTGGCGCTGGCCGCTGGCCACCGGCTTGCCGAACACGAAAACCCTGGTGAGGCAACACTATTGGTGCTGAGCGGACGAGTCGAGCTTGCGACCGCGAGCGCCACCACGGCGGCTGGTGCCGGTGACTACGTGGTCATTCCGCAAGAGCGCCATGACCTTACGGCGATCGAGGACTCGGCGGTGCTGCTGACGGTGGTAGGCCGCTCGGGGTGA
- a CDS encoding family 2A encapsulin nanocompartment cargo protein cysteine desulfurase yields the protein MSTSDEIPVADSPPGFPSSAELAALATQLFWEATPTGAPGIDTPGPAVPVAPRGTVPDATAGSSAAATAGALASPYAPAPVADALSTATVAPPVAAFGSGAPDGVPGAVPVAPRGGGGDLTSGTSAAHTAATGYPTTGLADFAVPSGLVPTIPGVLASPVSVTPASVTRVAPHSEAPSVPDLGWTTPVAPTGGDEASYYFLGGAPAAAPIHEDARAFDVASIRADFPILSETVNGKPLIWFDNAATTQKPQSVIDRLVHFYQHENSNIHRAAHELAARATDAYEDARGAARKFLGAEADENIIFVRGATEAINLVAHAWGGKNLGHGDEIVITHLEHHANIVPWQLIAKKTGAVIKVAPVDDAGNLLLSELEDLVGPRTKLVAATQVSNALGTVTPAKQIVEIAHRYGARVLIDGAQSVPHLAVNLQELGADFFVFSGHKIYGPTGIGVLYGSEDALAETPPWQGGGNMIADVTLERAVFQGPPNKFEAGTGNIADAVGLGEALRYVERIGIDRIAEYEHALLEYATPRLAAIPGVRLVGTADHKASVLSFVLDGHDPVEVGKALNADGIAVRAGHHCAQPILRRLGLEQTVRPSFAFYNTFDEIDVFIDAVRRLAESGGPKA from the coding sequence ATGTCTACAAGTGACGAGATTCCGGTAGCGGACAGTCCGCCGGGGTTCCCGTCATCGGCTGAGTTGGCCGCACTGGCCACTCAGCTGTTCTGGGAGGCAACACCCACAGGAGCGCCGGGCATCGACACTCCGGGACCGGCGGTACCGGTCGCGCCCCGGGGCACCGTCCCGGACGCGACCGCCGGATCGTCCGCGGCCGCCACGGCGGGTGCGCTGGCCAGCCCGTACGCGCCGGCGCCCGTGGCGGACGCGCTGTCGACGGCCACCGTGGCCCCGCCAGTCGCGGCCTTTGGTTCGGGTGCTCCCGACGGTGTTCCCGGTGCGGTGCCGGTGGCCCCGCGCGGTGGTGGCGGTGACCTGACATCGGGCACCTCTGCCGCGCACACCGCAGCAACGGGTTACCCGACAACGGGTCTGGCCGATTTCGCGGTGCCCTCGGGGCTGGTTCCCACCATCCCCGGCGTGCTGGCCAGTCCCGTCTCCGTCACACCGGCGTCGGTCACGCGGGTGGCACCTCATTCGGAGGCGCCGTCAGTACCGGACCTGGGGTGGACCACCCCGGTGGCACCGACCGGCGGTGACGAGGCGAGCTACTACTTCCTGGGCGGGGCACCGGCCGCGGCACCCATCCACGAGGACGCCCGGGCCTTCGACGTCGCATCGATTCGGGCGGATTTCCCGATCCTGTCCGAGACCGTCAACGGCAAGCCGCTGATCTGGTTCGACAACGCCGCCACCACGCAGAAGCCACAGTCGGTGATCGATCGGCTGGTGCACTTCTATCAGCACGAGAACTCGAACATCCACCGTGCCGCACACGAATTGGCGGCGCGAGCCACCGATGCGTACGAGGATGCGCGTGGTGCGGCCCGCAAGTTCCTGGGTGCCGAGGCGGACGAGAACATCATCTTCGTGCGCGGGGCGACCGAGGCCATCAACCTGGTGGCCCATGCCTGGGGCGGCAAGAACCTCGGGCACGGGGACGAGATCGTCATCACCCACCTGGAACACCACGCCAACATCGTTCCGTGGCAGTTGATCGCGAAGAAGACCGGCGCCGTCATCAAGGTGGCCCCGGTGGACGACGCCGGCAACCTGCTGCTGTCCGAGCTGGAGGACCTGGTGGGTCCGCGCACCAAACTGGTTGCGGCCACTCAGGTTTCCAATGCATTGGGGACGGTGACCCCGGCCAAGCAGATCGTCGAGATCGCGCACCGCTACGGCGCGCGTGTGCTCATCGACGGCGCGCAGTCGGTACCGCATCTCGCGGTGAACCTGCAGGAGCTGGGCGCGGACTTCTTCGTCTTCTCGGGTCATAAGATCTACGGCCCCACCGGGATCGGCGTGCTGTACGGCAGCGAAGACGCGCTGGCCGAGACGCCGCCGTGGCAGGGCGGCGGCAACATGATCGCCGATGTCACCCTGGAGCGTGCGGTATTCCAGGGCCCACCCAACAAGTTCGAGGCGGGCACCGGAAACATCGCCGATGCCGTCGGACTGGGCGAGGCGCTGCGGTATGTGGAGCGCATCGGCATAGACCGCATCGCCGAGTACGAGCACGCACTACTGGAGTACGCGACACCGCGGTTGGCCGCGATTCCCGGCGTGCGACTGGTGGGGACGGCCGATCACAAGGCATCGGTACTGTCGTTCGTGCTCGACGGGCACGATCCCGTCGAGGTGGGCAAGGCACTGAATGCCGACGGCATCGCGGTGCGCGCCGGACACCACTGCGCGCAACCGATTCTGCGCCGGCTCGGGCTGGAGCAGACGGTCCGGCCGTCGTTCGCGTTCTACAACACCTTCGACGAGATCGACGTCTTCATCGACGCGGTCCGGCGCCTGGCGGAAAGCGGCGGCCCCAAGGCGTAA
- a CDS encoding family 2A encapsulin nanocompartment shell protein → MPAAQNESQALGDLAARQLANATKTVPQLSTITPRWLLHLLNWVPVEAGIYRVNRVINPDKVAIHSEEQGEGEAPLPQTYVDYETNPREYTLRTISTLLDINTRVSDLYSSPHDQIAQQLRLTIESIKERQESELINNAEYGLLAQATPEQTIKTLGGPPTPDDLDALITKVWKTPGFFLTHPLGVAAFGREATRRGVPPVVVSLFGAQFITWRGIPIIPSDKVPVKDAKTKFLLVRTGEERQGVVGLFQPGLVGEQAPGLSVRFTGINRSAIASYLVTLYSSLAVLTDDALAVLDDVQVDKFHVYK, encoded by the coding sequence GTGCCCGCTGCCCAGAACGAATCTCAGGCCCTCGGCGACCTCGCCGCACGGCAGCTAGCCAATGCCACCAAGACAGTCCCCCAGCTGTCTACGATCACCCCACGGTGGCTGCTGCACTTGCTGAACTGGGTCCCCGTCGAGGCGGGCATCTACCGGGTTAACCGGGTCATCAATCCCGACAAGGTCGCGATCCACAGCGAAGAGCAGGGCGAGGGCGAAGCCCCGCTGCCGCAGACCTACGTGGACTACGAGACCAACCCGCGCGAGTACACGCTGCGGACCATCTCCACTCTGCTGGACATCAACACCCGGGTCTCGGACCTGTACTCCAGCCCGCACGACCAGATCGCCCAGCAGCTGCGCCTGACCATCGAGTCCATCAAGGAACGTCAGGAGAGCGAGCTCATCAACAATGCCGAGTACGGCCTGCTGGCCCAGGCCACGCCCGAGCAGACCATCAAGACCCTCGGTGGCCCTCCCACCCCGGATGACCTGGACGCCCTGATCACCAAGGTCTGGAAGACCCCCGGCTTCTTCCTCACCCACCCGCTGGGCGTGGCCGCCTTCGGCCGTGAGGCCACCCGCCGTGGCGTGCCCCCAGTGGTAGTCAGCCTGTTCGGTGCGCAGTTCATCACCTGGCGCGGTATCCCGATCATCCCGTCCGACAAGGTTCCGGTGAAGGACGCCAAGACCAAGTTCCTGCTGGTGCGCACCGGCGAGGAACGCCAGGGCGTCGTCGGCCTGTTCCAGCCGGGGTTGGTCGGCGAGCAGGCACCCGGTCTGTCGGTGCGGTTCACCGGCATCAACCGGTCGGCCATCGCCTCGTACCTCGTCACCCTGTATTCGTCGCTGGCTGTGCTGACTGATGACGCACTGGCCGTTCTCGACGACGTGCAGGTGGACAAGTTCCATGTCTACAAGTGA
- a CDS encoding thioester domain-containing protein, with amino-acid sequence MTTHSLLSLVEWPSARITGRRRRPNADVLPQRLTRYRGGTYSSTVDEVVFTDGTSARTDLIRLNPTIAAYSLDIAGIAPNLPSGYAVADWLSVANLRARTRESQVAWILANSFPALSTAQLSRRLRAAGYLGAANIKDHEAIAGTQAAIWFLTNGVELDTAARNVPSATRKSPSFIEFEFNERPQLGGLAVRTGAEQRPADVRLHASIDGSMWREVSSSELSFAAGEARYVKALGVGATVAETRHGGSNLGYRFYRLYVQGGTAAIEDVEFWLHDARNHRNADRVVQLYRYLLEQSLFATDQVDHAPTIDDSQAVMAAGLMGPFVVDSQRPVLLSISEGATAMDISGVELAGPVDPGTRFYVRPAECVAAVTVSVADPAAAARVLTGVAEGPLTPLALVHPGTQDIVELTVEWTAATELSRVS; translated from the coding sequence ATGACCACTCATTCTTTGCTATCGCTCGTCGAATGGCCGTCCGCCCGCATCACCGGCAGGCGACGTCGCCCTAACGCCGATGTGCTCCCCCAGCGCCTGACGCGGTACCGCGGCGGCACCTATTCGTCCACCGTGGACGAGGTTGTGTTCACCGACGGGACTTCGGCTCGTACAGATTTAATTCGCCTGAACCCCACCATCGCCGCGTATTCGCTCGATATCGCGGGCATTGCTCCCAATTTGCCTTCGGGTTACGCGGTAGCGGACTGGCTGTCGGTGGCGAACCTGCGGGCACGCACCCGTGAATCACAGGTCGCCTGGATTTTGGCCAACTCCTTTCCTGCGCTTTCGACGGCACAGCTGAGCCGGCGCTTGCGCGCTGCCGGATACCTGGGTGCAGCCAACATCAAGGATCACGAGGCCATCGCGGGTACACAGGCGGCGATCTGGTTCCTCACCAACGGGGTGGAGCTGGACACCGCCGCACGCAATGTGCCTAGTGCGACGCGAAAGTCCCCGTCGTTCATCGAGTTTGAGTTCAACGAACGTCCGCAGCTGGGCGGGCTCGCGGTGCGCACCGGTGCGGAACAGCGCCCTGCCGATGTCCGGTTGCACGCATCGATCGACGGTTCCATGTGGCGCGAGGTTTCCTCCTCGGAACTGAGCTTCGCGGCAGGCGAGGCTCGCTACGTCAAGGCGCTGGGCGTAGGCGCGACGGTGGCTGAGACGCGACACGGGGGAAGCAATCTTGGGTATCGCTTCTACCGTCTGTACGTACAGGGAGGCACCGCCGCCATCGAAGATGTCGAGTTCTGGTTGCACGACGCGCGCAACCATCGCAATGCCGACCGTGTGGTGCAGCTGTACCGGTACCTCCTGGAGCAATCGCTGTTCGCCACCGATCAGGTGGATCATGCCCCCACCATCGACGACTCGCAGGCCGTGATGGCCGCGGGCCTGATGGGGCCGTTCGTGGTGGATTCACAACGTCCGGTTCTGCTTTCGATCTCCGAGGGCGCCACCGCGATGGACATCTCCGGTGTCGAGCTCGCCGGGCCGGTCGACCCGGGCACCCGCTTCTATGTGCGCCCTGCGGAATGCGTGGCGGCGGTGACCGTCTCGGTGGCCGATCCAGCCGCGGCGGCACGTGTGCTCACCGGTGTAGCCGAGGGGCCTTTGACCCCACTGGCATTGGTGCATCCGGGTACGCAGGACATCGTCGAACTCACCGTGGAATGGACCGCGGCTACCGAATTGTCTCGGGTGAGCTAG
- the hisC gene encoding histidinol-phosphate transaminase has translation MPARLRPELTELPAYTPGRSVPGAIKLASNETVQGPLPSVRAAIADATALINRYPDNGYAELRSHLAKHVDLAPEHIAVGCGSVSLCQQLVQITATVGDEVLFGWRSFETYPLVVRVAGATPVQVPLTDYTYDLDAMAAAVTDATRLIFVCNPNNPTGTVVPPADLRRFVETVPPHILIAIDEAYIEYVRENFSDSLALVREHPNVIVLRTFSKAYGLAGLRVGYAIGDPDVITTLGKVYVPFSASSLAQAAAIASLGAAEELLARTNGVVAERTRVTAALREAGYDVPESQANFVWLPLGDQSTEFAQASAESRIIVRPFATDGVRVTVAAPEENDAFLNFARAWR, from the coding sequence GTGCCCGCCCGACTTCGCCCCGAGCTGACCGAACTGCCGGCCTACACCCCCGGACGCAGTGTGCCCGGAGCCATCAAGCTCGCCAGTAACGAGACCGTGCAGGGGCCCCTGCCGAGTGTGCGTGCGGCCATCGCGGACGCCACCGCACTGATCAACCGGTACCCCGACAACGGGTACGCCGAGCTGCGCTCACACCTGGCCAAACACGTGGACCTAGCGCCCGAGCACATCGCGGTGGGCTGCGGATCGGTGAGCCTGTGTCAGCAGCTCGTTCAGATCACCGCGACGGTGGGCGACGAGGTGCTGTTCGGCTGGCGGTCCTTCGAGACCTACCCGCTGGTGGTGCGGGTCGCCGGGGCCACCCCCGTGCAGGTGCCGCTGACCGACTACACCTATGACCTCGACGCCATGGCTGCCGCGGTGACAGACGCCACCCGGCTGATCTTCGTGTGCAACCCGAACAATCCGACCGGCACCGTGGTGCCCCCCGCCGATCTGCGGCGGTTCGTCGAGACGGTGCCGCCGCACATCCTCATCGCGATCGACGAGGCCTACATCGAGTACGTGCGCGAGAACTTCAGTGACAGCCTGGCGCTTGTCCGTGAACACCCCAATGTGATTGTGCTGCGCACCTTCTCGAAGGCGTACGGCCTGGCGGGCCTGCGCGTGGGCTATGCGATCGGCGATCCCGATGTGATCACCACGCTGGGCAAGGTGTACGTACCGTTCAGCGCGTCCAGCCTCGCCCAGGCCGCCGCGATTGCCTCACTCGGTGCCGCCGAGGAACTACTGGCACGGACCAACGGCGTTGTCGCCGAGCGCACCCGAGTGACCGCTGCGCTGCGCGAGGCGGGCTACGACGTACCCGAATCACAGGCCAACTTCGTCTGGCTGCCACTCGGTGACCAATCGACGGAGTTCGCACAGGCTTCCGCCGAGTCACGAATCATCGTGCGGCCCTTTGCTACAGACGGCGTCCGTGTCACCGTCGCCGCCCCAGAAGAAAACGATGCATTCCTGAACTTCGCGCGGGCCTGGCGCTAG
- a CDS encoding SRPBCC family protein has protein sequence MTQVQRYFPHPPQDVWSALIDPASWWGKPDAPADVIVGNTFTMTTVQVVGTRFSGVFEIEFLDAQPYDHLTLGLVAHASTGQAARWTRHVAFREHEGGTLLTVTNRGVNLDDLDERILLRVVKEIQATELHGIAKLLDQPRG, from the coding sequence ATGACACAGGTTCAGCGGTATTTCCCCCACCCGCCTCAAGACGTATGGTCGGCTCTCATCGATCCGGCGTCCTGGTGGGGCAAGCCGGACGCCCCGGCCGACGTCATCGTCGGGAACACCTTCACGATGACCACGGTCCAGGTGGTGGGGACCAGATTCAGCGGAGTATTCGAGATCGAGTTCCTCGACGCTCAGCCATACGATCATTTGACCCTGGGCCTTGTCGCCCACGCCAGCACGGGCCAGGCGGCCCGCTGGACGCGTCATGTGGCCTTCCGTGAGCACGAGGGCGGCACGCTGCTGACGGTGACGAACAGGGGCGTCAATCTTGACGACCTCGACGAGCGAATTCTGCTGCGGGTTGTCAAAGAGATTCAGGCCACCGAGCTCCACGGCATCGCCAAACTGCTGGATCAGCCGCGCGGCTGA
- a CDS encoding GNAT family N-acetyltransferase, whose amino-acid sequence MTLAVNHVDAGDVVLRKAHDADREGLMEIMTDPDVRAYIGGPRPRNDVERFLDERGTHAATAAAGAFVVAEKSSDRFAGTMTLDYRHSDLPGHVTPGGGELELSYVFRRDSWGKGWAHRAALALLGAAAAELSDRPVLVATQSANARSVKLLRRLGFEPVSTFFQFDAEQILATAPLQRFATDQPRG is encoded by the coding sequence ATGACCTTGGCGGTGAATCACGTCGACGCGGGTGACGTAGTGCTCCGTAAGGCGCACGACGCCGACCGCGAGGGGTTGATGGAGATCATGACCGACCCGGACGTACGTGCCTACATCGGTGGGCCGCGCCCAAGGAACGACGTGGAGAGATTTCTCGACGAACGGGGAACGCACGCAGCCACGGCGGCAGCGGGGGCATTCGTGGTGGCCGAGAAGTCCAGCGACAGGTTCGCCGGAACCATGACACTGGATTACCGACACTCGGATCTTCCTGGACATGTGACGCCCGGCGGAGGCGAATTGGAACTGTCCTATGTGTTCCGGCGCGATTCCTGGGGGAAGGGCTGGGCCCACCGGGCGGCGCTCGCGTTACTCGGCGCCGCCGCGGCCGAACTATCCGATCGGCCCGTGCTCGTGGCGACCCAGAGCGCGAACGCGCGGTCGGTCAAACTGCTGCGACGGTTGGGATTCGAGCCCGTGTCGACATTCTTTCAATTCGACGCCGAACAGATACTGGCAACCGCTCCACTACAACGCTTCGCAACGGATCAGCCGCGCGGCTGA
- a CDS encoding TetR/AcrR family transcriptional regulator: MPPPNGLREQKKSETKLALSRAALELALDRGDLAAVTVDDIADAVRVSSRTFRNYFTSKEDAVLFSLRGIEDNAVELLRRRPADEHVVDSLEAVMLDLATSEAFSTAVAVTRLSAQNPGLTAHDAARTDDVGTVVLAEVSRRTGLDPNVDLYPRLVCNAAYAVLGTVIQLAVSDSALPRDPGELVAQGFQRLRDGLT; encoded by the coding sequence ATGCCACCGCCCAACGGCCTGCGCGAGCAGAAGAAGTCAGAGACCAAGCTGGCATTGAGCAGAGCCGCCCTAGAGCTGGCGCTGGACCGGGGAGACCTGGCGGCCGTCACCGTCGACGACATCGCCGACGCGGTGCGCGTCTCGTCCCGCACGTTTCGCAATTACTTCACCAGCAAGGAAGACGCCGTCCTGTTCTCGCTGCGCGGGATTGAGGACAACGCCGTCGAACTGCTGCGTCGGCGCCCCGCCGACGAGCACGTAGTCGATTCACTGGAGGCCGTGATGCTGGATTTGGCGACCTCCGAGGCGTTCAGCACCGCCGTCGCCGTCACCCGGCTATCGGCGCAGAATCCCGGCCTGACCGCGCATGACGCCGCCCGAACCGACGACGTCGGAACAGTGGTGCTGGCGGAGGTCAGTCGACGCACGGGCCTGGATCCGAACGTCGACCTGTATCCGCGGCTGGTCTGCAATGCCGCCTACGCGGTCCTCGGCACGGTGATCCAGCTGGCGGTGTCCGATTCCGCGCTGCCCAGAGATCCCGGAGAACTTGTCGCCCAAGGATTTCAGCGCTTGCGGGACGGACTCACATGA
- a CDS encoding GMC family oxidoreductase, which translates to MVEDLAADFVIVGAGSAGAPLAARLSERTNDQVLVLEAGPKDKDMGIHIPAAFSKLFRSDVDWDYLTEPQPQLNNRQIYWPRGKTLGGSSSMNAMMWVRGFAADYDDWAAVAGDQWSFANVAHYFKRIEAVEGARESDEGIDGALKISKQRSPRSSTAAWLEAVKEAGFDVERANTPEPKGFSETMVCQNGGRRWSTADGYLKPGLRRRNLNVVTDAQVRRVLFDGTRAVGVEYVRDGITHTVHARREVILSGGAINSPQLLMLSGIGDAKRLGELGIPVVHDAPQVGQNLLDHLCCPVGYAVEADSLYGAEKPLQLANYFLRHRGMLTSNVGEAYGFLRSRAELALPDLELIFAPAPFFDEGLGEATEHAIVMGPILLKPESSGEITLTSPDPLAKPRIDPRYLSDPAGQDRAAMMFGLHTTARIAEMPSMRALLGRILRPRNPGDNLEETLVAALENNSHTLYHPVGTCRMGADESSVVTPDLTVRGVQGLRVVDASVIPTLIRGHTHAPAVLLGEKAADLVLSPQT; encoded by the coding sequence ATGGTTGAGGACCTGGCTGCTGACTTTGTCATCGTGGGCGCGGGATCGGCGGGAGCACCGCTGGCCGCCCGGCTCTCCGAACGGACCAACGACCAGGTGCTGGTCCTGGAGGCGGGTCCCAAGGACAAGGACATGGGCATCCACATTCCCGCCGCCTTCTCGAAATTGTTCCGCAGCGATGTGGACTGGGACTACCTCACCGAACCCCAGCCGCAGCTGAACAATCGCCAGATCTATTGGCCGCGAGGCAAAACGCTGGGCGGCTCGTCATCCATGAACGCGATGATGTGGGTTCGTGGCTTTGCGGCCGACTACGACGACTGGGCCGCGGTCGCCGGCGATCAGTGGTCCTTCGCGAATGTCGCCCACTATTTCAAGCGCATCGAGGCGGTCGAGGGCGCAAGGGAGAGCGACGAGGGCATCGACGGTGCGTTGAAGATCTCCAAACAGCGCAGCCCCCGTTCCAGCACCGCGGCGTGGTTGGAGGCGGTGAAGGAAGCCGGTTTCGATGTCGAGCGGGCCAACACCCCTGAACCGAAGGGCTTTTCGGAGACCATGGTGTGTCAGAACGGAGGTCGGCGTTGGAGCACTGCGGACGGCTACCTCAAGCCCGGTCTGCGGCGCCGGAACCTGAACGTGGTCACCGATGCCCAGGTACGCCGAGTGTTGTTCGACGGCACCCGCGCCGTCGGCGTCGAATACGTGCGCGACGGCATCACCCACACCGTGCATGCCCGTCGTGAGGTGATTCTGAGTGGAGGGGCGATCAATTCCCCTCAGCTGCTGATGCTTTCGGGTATCGGCGATGCCAAGCGGCTCGGCGAGTTGGGCATCCCCGTCGTGCACGACGCGCCGCAGGTGGGCCAGAACCTGCTTGATCACCTGTGCTGCCCGGTGGGCTACGCCGTTGAGGCCGACTCGTTGTATGGGGCGGAGAAGCCGCTGCAGCTGGCCAACTACTTTCTGCGCCATCGCGGCATGCTCACTTCCAATGTCGGTGAGGCCTACGGATTCCTGCGCAGCCGCGCCGAACTTGCGCTGCCCGACCTGGAGCTGATCTTCGCTCCGGCACCCTTCTTCGACGAAGGGCTGGGCGAGGCCACCGAGCACGCCATCGTGATGGGTCCCATCCTGCTCAAGCCGGAAAGCAGCGGCGAGATCACTCTGACCTCGCCCGATCCGCTGGCCAAGCCACGCATCGATCCGCGCTACCTGAGCGACCCCGCCGGGCAAGACCGCGCCGCCATGATGTTCGGCTTGCACACCACGGCGCGCATTGCCGAGATGCCCTCGATGCGGGCGTTGCTGGGCAGGATCCTGCGGCCCAGGAACCCCGGCGACAACCTGGAGGAGACACTCGTCGCCGCACTGGAGAACAACTCACACACGCTGTATCACCCCGTCGGCACCTGCCGGATGGGTGCGGACGAGTCCAGCGTGGTGACGCCGGACCTGACAGTGCGCGGCGTGCAGGGCCTACGAGTGGTCGATGCCTCGGTGATACCGACCCTCATCCGGGGCCACACACACGCTCCAGCGGTGCTGCTGGGCGAGAAGGCGGCCGATTTGGTTCTTTCTCCACAAACATGA
- a CDS encoding alpha/beta hydrolase — MRPTISALRGWNLDALSKAADTARDNARTLDASLDSCDRVFNDASGWFGKTHDAARIKVDQELDHGREVRNVLNRLSDDAEDAGRTLKHAKEYTLQDVDAAIADGFTVTDTGEVSHSDPKKEQAAADHQRRIQSGLDEVARLDEMYGRKLREAVNDLEAMRDGQQDVTLPSGEQIDPDALVDRVRGMSEEDRRAFLESLPPETVHQMVIADPEFMGNNNGVPFDVRADANEINIRNALTDELQRPSPDQARIDQLRAMLAPMDDPFATIPAGGSPADFKVDRKFVMFSTEGNGRMIEQIGDLKPGAPGVGVYVPGTNTNLNGSRNNHDSAVNLAKQSGSPVFLYMENDFPQGLDKATDPSYGLAMAPQLVSFGKELDAEVARHAPGTPTTYIGHSYGGSVVGTAEQMGLRADRVLYASSAGTGILSTEWHNPNPNVQRFSMTAPGDLIGAAQLAPRDSDIPTRFSPFPGVNLDLPPVIPRAPDGDIGNPHAGNPLGGDPDSIPGVTRLDTGYYSDDNKDHPGEVVFGPNGHGSYWDDPKSDAFQNMANVIKGGEVTTYVERGIESNNVDINIGDDSSLNESVKDIAKAYGDQWLSGAKIGPFTLPTNPKWEDPYGNPHVTDNPGLGRKVQVR, encoded by the coding sequence ATGCGCCCGACGATCAGTGCGCTGCGCGGCTGGAATCTCGATGCGCTCAGCAAGGCCGCCGACACCGCACGTGACAACGCCCGGACGCTGGATGCGTCTCTGGACTCGTGCGACCGTGTGTTCAACGACGCGTCGGGCTGGTTCGGTAAGACGCACGATGCGGCCAGGATCAAGGTCGACCAGGAACTCGACCACGGTCGCGAGGTCCGCAATGTGCTGAACCGGCTGTCCGACGACGCCGAGGATGCAGGCCGAACACTCAAGCACGCCAAGGAATACACGCTGCAGGACGTGGACGCCGCCATTGCCGACGGGTTCACGGTCACCGATACCGGCGAGGTCAGTCACTCGGACCCCAAGAAGGAACAGGCCGCTGCCGACCATCAGCGCAGGATCCAATCGGGTCTTGACGAGGTGGCCCGGCTCGACGAGATGTACGGCCGGAAGCTGCGGGAGGCCGTCAACGACCTGGAGGCCATGCGCGATGGGCAGCAGGACGTGACGCTGCCGTCGGGGGAGCAGATCGATCCCGATGCACTCGTCGACCGTGTGCGCGGCATGTCCGAGGAAGACCGCAGGGCGTTCCTGGAGAGCCTGCCCCCGGAGACAGTGCACCAGATGGTCATCGCCGACCCGGAGTTCATGGGCAACAACAACGGGGTGCCCTTCGATGTTCGTGCCGACGCCAACGAGATCAACATCCGGAACGCTCTCACCGACGAGCTGCAGAGGCCGTCTCCAGATCAGGCCCGCATCGATCAGCTCAGGGCGATGCTCGCGCCGATGGACGATCCGTTCGCCACCATCCCGGCGGGAGGATCACCCGCCGACTTCAAGGTCGATCGCAAGTTCGTCATGTTCTCCACCGAGGGCAACGGGCGCATGATCGAGCAGATCGGCGACCTCAAGCCCGGAGCTCCGGGTGTCGGCGTCTACGTTCCGGGCACCAACACCAACCTCAACGGCAGCAGGAACAACCACGACTCGGCCGTCAACCTGGCGAAGCAGAGCGGGTCGCCGGTTTTCCTCTACATGGAGAACGACTTTCCGCAGGGGCTGGACAAGGCCACAGACCCGTCCTATGGATTGGCGATGGCACCGCAGCTGGTCTCGTTCGGCAAGGAACTCGACGCGGAGGTCGCTCGCCACGCCCCGGGCACACCGACCACCTACATCGGGCACTCGTACGGCGGATCCGTCGTCGGCACCGCCGAACAGATGGGGCTGCGCGCCGACCGTGTGCTGTATGCGTCCTCCGCCGGTACGGGCATTCTCAGCACCGAGTGGCATAACCCCAATCCGAATGTGCAGCGGTTCTCCATGACCGCGCCCGGTGACCTCATCGGTGCCGCACAGCTTGCCCCGCGGGACAGCGACATCCCCACCAGGTTCTCGCCCTTCCCCGGGGTCAATCTGGACCTACCGCCGGTGATTCCGCGGGCGCCGGACGGTGATATCGGTAATCCACACGCGGGCAATCCGCTTGGCGGAGATCCAGATTCGATTCCCGGGGTCACACGCCTGGATACCGGCTATTACAGCGACGACAACAAGGATCATCCCGGCGAGGTGGTGTTCGGACCCAACGGGCACGGCAGTTACTGGGACGACCCGAAGTCTGATGCGTTCCAGAACATGGCGAACGTCATCAAGGGCGGTGAGGTGACCACCTATGTCGAACGGGGCATCGAGTCGAACAACGTTGACATCAATATCGGGGACGACAGCAGCCTGAACGAATCAGTGAAGGACATCGCCAAGGCATATGGCGATCAATGGTTGTCCGGTGCCAAGATCGGCCCGTTCACGCTACCGACCAACCCCAAATGGGAAGACCCCTACGGCAATCCGCATGTCACGGACAACCCCGGCCTCGGGCGCAAGGTGCAGGTCCGATGA